attacatctgcaaagaccctgttttcCAAAAAACATTGCATTCATAGGTTCCAGAGGTTAAGACACACACATATCTTTTTTGGGGCTACCATGCAACCCACTACATATGCCCATAGATTAAAGCAACTGAATGATGTTataaggcttaaaaaaaaacaccaaaaaccaacagtctgggcttccctggtggcgcagtggttgagagtctgcctgccggtgcgggggacgcgggttcgagccctggtctgggaggatcccacatgctgcagagcggctaggcccgtgagccacaattactgagcctgcgcgtctggagcctgtgctctgcaacaagagaggccgccatagtgagaggcccgcgcaccgcgatgaggagtggcccccgcttgccgcaactagggaaggcctcgcacagaaacgaagacccaacacagccataaataaataaataaataaataaaagatctactcttaaaaaaaaaaaaaaccaacagtctgcccatttctctctccccacagaCAGCCTATTCCAAATCCTTTtacggttttgttttgtttttggtatttacCATGTATTTCCAAATCACAGGCTTCTGTTGCTACTTCTTAAGTTTTCAGTTTGAGGCTCTATTGTTTTCCTGCTACAAAATGTacagatttcattctttcactccaCTGCCACCATACACATGTGCATTTTCTGTGTCTACATCTTTCTGATGTAGTTATATCAAAattttggttagatttattcgtTTGACAATAGTTATTGAGTGCTTTCCACagtccaggcactgttctagaggcAGGGGagtgaataaataagaaaaagaaaaaatcctctgAGCTCAGGAAGGTTGCAAATCTAGAGGATCAATGTCAGTATCCAGTGTGTATGTTATGACCATGAGATGCCAGCCAAACTGACTCATGACATTCTATACCTTTCTTTTGGAATAGATGTCCCTGAAGTCAATAGCCTGTGTCATTTTCTCACCCCCTCTTAACAGATCACACCTCCAAATTCTCCCCCAGCCTGAGCACTTAAAGTTATCAACAGTCATCAAAGTGTCACTTCATTGCATCATATGGGCCTGAGATGGAgtatgaaaggttaaaaaaaacccattctTAGCTCATAGGCCATATAAAAATGGGTGGAGAGCTGGATTTAGCCCACAGGCCATGCTTTGCTGACCCCTAATGTAGTGGACACTGTTGCTCCCCCATAGCCCCTCCTCCGTCCTCCATTGTGTTGCTGCTACTTCAGTTTGGAGGGAACTGACCCACCTCTAGCTCCAGGAGGAGCCTAATTGTTCTAACCTAATCAGTTAATTCTTCAATCACCTTGCCAGAGTGATTGCTTCCAAATACCAAATCCTAAGTCAATAAGACATGGTATCACCCTGACCAAAGTGACTAAATTGGGCATGTGAACCAGTTTAGGCCACTGAGATGTGACGAGAGATTAACTGGGGCTCTTGGGAAAGATGCATCCTTGTTCTTCTGTGAGGTCTAATGGAAGCTAGTCCTTTCTCCCCTTCTGGAAGGTATGGGAGTATATCAGCCAGGGCTTCTGGTTGCATGCAACAAAAAACAATTCAGGTTCATTTAAGCAGAAACAGACCTTATTACGAGCATCCTGGGTAATTCATAGAATCTCTAAAAGGACTAGCCTTGGAGTCTACAGAGTCAGGAAAACTTCCACTGCAGAAGTGGTCCAGTAGAGCATGGTGGAGCCTTAGCCATGTGCTAGGGAAGCTGGGAAAGTGACTGCTTGGTATTCCAGCTTTTGTAGTGGGAGATGGGCTCTGCCTAATGAGGTGGGAGAGTCCTCAAACATTGGGATTCAGATCCTGGGAGGCCCAAGAGAATGACAAATGATCGCAgtttatggactgaatatttttgTCTCTCCAAAAATTCATATTTGaagttgaagccctaactcccaatgtgatggtatttggagatgggacctttggaggtaattaagtttagatgaggtcatgagggtggggtcctcatCATGGgattggtgtctttataagaaaaggCCAGAAAGCTagctctctctctccatcataTAAGGACAcaagaaggtggccgtctgctAGCCAGGAAGAGAGACCTCACCAGGAGCAGAATCAGCTGGCACCTTGGActcacagcctccagaactgggagaaaaaaaaaaagattctgttaaGACACCCagtttatgatattttgttatagcagttcaAGCAGACAACTATAATCCCCAAAGAATGACAAATGACATAGTGCCACCATGAGGAAGCCCACTTGGGATAAAGCTATTCCCTCAGAAAGAAACCAGGCTGTTCATGACAGCCTTAGGGCACTGAATGCAGGCTTCTCTGACACCTTAAGACCATTATTGTATGACAATAAATTccccttgtttttgtttgtttgcttttgattcAACTTGTGTTTGATTCAACTTGTGTTTTCTGTCACCTGCTGAATACAGAGCATCTGCTTGCTGAGGAGTAAAAGGAAGACAAGGTGGGGGGTGTCATTCCCAAAGAGAGGGGGAGAAGCTTACAGTAGACCATTGGTCTCAtgctgtattagtcagggctctgggtgcaagtgacagaaacacaTCTTGAATGAGTTCAAGCCAAAAAGGGGAAATTAATGGCTTAGGgtcatttaattaataaatatttattgagcactactATACgctaggtactgttctaagcactggggCTACAAATGAGAACAAAACCGACAGAAAGTCTTACCCTCATGGCACTTACATGAGCAAGTAAGcaaaatatatagtatgtcagatggtgataagtgctcTGGAGAAGAGGTAGGGAAGGGAGTTGGGGAATTGCTGGAGAAAGTGGTTGAAATTTTAAACAGACTGTAAGGGGAGGCCTCACTGAAAAGATAACATTTGAATAAGGActtgaaggagagaagggaaggaggaatatCCAAGGTGAAAATTTTTCTTGGTAGACCCAGCCTCAAAAAaaggggagggcgggaggggagTTGCAAGAGCAAGTGTAAATCCCTGAGGGGGCAGCATGTCTGTCTTGTCACAGGAACTGTGAGGAGGCCAGGGCGGCTACAGCAGGACCagtgaagggaagagaaggaagagatgagATCAGAATGGTACCAGGGCTCTGATCTTCAGGGCCattaatttactgaatattttacgTAGTGGCAAAATCACACACCATCCTCCAAGAGGAGAGAGACTCAGACCTGGAGGGGGCAGGAGACAGAGAACAGAGTGCCAAATACACAGGAAAGCCCTTAAGCCCGCTTCGCTGTCCACTGTGAGTCGCTCTGGGCAATTTCATCTGCTCGGTCTGTTAGCCGAGGACGATGGAACGAACCATTCAAGCTCTGCTGAGAATTCTGGTTTCATCCTTCCTGATCAACTAGTTGCGGTTGAATCCCGACGGTCCAAGCAGGATATACTACTTCCATCCCAAAACCCTCCTAGTAACCCCAATTCTGGTCCGCACTAGAAGTGTTTGTTAAGCAGCAATTGTGGGCGTGACAATTGTGGGCGGAAAGAGCCCTAGCCCCGCCCCCGGAGGACTCCGGCATTTCAGGATCTTCCCCTTTAAGATCCGCCCCCTCAACTTTTTGAAAGGGCGGGGCGACGAGCGCAGCTGTCACCTCCTTCTTTCCACCCCGCTGGCTCTCACGTGCGTTCAGTCGTTCAATAACAGCTCCTCTCCTGGGACTTCCTGGTTGCCGGGACCAATCAGAGTGTTCTTCCCGTCCTGACCATTGTGAGCCCGAGGCCAATCGGCGCGCCTCTACAACGCCCCTTAAAGGCGCCGCCAACGCCTCCCGAGCCGGGGCGAACCAATTCCTCGGCTCCTGCCCCCAACTGCAGTATGGAGTCGCCCCGGGGGCGGCCTGGGCCCGAAGCAGGCCTTTTAGCTCTGGGGAAACAGCAAGCCGCGATCATCGGCGGCGGCCCGGACCGAACGGCCTCTGAGCCGCCCTCAGGCCTCCGGTTGTCCGAGGAGGAAGAGGCCGAGAACGTTGGGGGCGCGAGCCGCATCCCCAGGGCGTCCCCGAAGACTTCGAGCTGCAGCTTCGTCCACCCTCCGGAATGGGAGGCTCCGGAGGAAGAGCCGGGCCGCGGAGGGACGCCTTCTGGAGCAGGGAGCAACCGGGGGGCGCCGGGTCCCGAAAACGACCCGCATGCATCCTCCCGGCGCAAGGAGCCCGAGGACAGGCCTGCATCCGAGGGCGTCTGCCGTCGAGGAAGCCCTGGAGGCGGCGGGTTGGATGTTGAGCAGGAGAAGGAAGATGACGATGAGGCGGCGGCAGCCAGCAGGGCTGGCCGTTCCTTCTCCAGCCGCCTTCAGGACAGCCGCAGCCTGGACGGGTTGAGCGGGGCGTGCGGCGGCGCCGGGTCCTCAGGGGGTGCAGAGTCTGGCGCGGGTGGCGGGCGGCGCGCCACTATCTCCAGCCCGCTGGAGCTCGAGGGCACGGTGAGCCGCCATGGCGACCTCACCCACTTTGTCGCCAACAACCTGCAACTCAAGATCCGCCTGAGCTGCGCCCCTcaacccccgccccctgcccctgcGCGGCCCTCTTCGGCGCCCCCACTCACTCCGGCCATTCCTCCCATCGACCCCGACGTGCTCCGGGACCTGGAGAGGCTGAGTCGGGAGCTGGGCGGCAGGGTAGACCGTCTGCTTCGCGGGCTGGGTGGTGCGGTGCAGGAGCTGACAGCGCTGAGCGTGGGCTGCATCCAGACCTACCGTGATGCCGTGGACTCCCTAGGCGAAGCTGTGGACATGAGCATCAAGGGCATGTACACCCTGCTGGCGCGCTGTGAGGAGCTGGAGAGGGCTCTGCAGCCAGTTCAGGGACTGGCGCGCCAAGTCCGGGATATCCGACGCACCCTGGAGGTGTTGGAGGCCCTGTGCAAGTGACCGGGAGGGCAGGAGAGGCCTGGCAACGCCAGGGTCCAGCAGGATCCTAAGGACTCTTCAGGGAGCCCTGGTGGGACTTGCCCGCCGAGGGGAGGCCTGTATATTGGAGGCTCTTCCAGATACATTTAGCAGGCCCGCGACCACTAGCTGGGCCTTATGCAGGTGTACACGGGGAAGTTCTAAAGCTTCTCCTGGTGGGTGGGGATGATGCTCTGCTTCTATTCAGTTGGCCATCTGCAGCTACCTTGTTCTCCCAACTCTCTTCCCTAGTTAGAGCACCATCTCTGGGAAGCCAGGGCTTTAGGTCTGGGCTTGAGAGACATGACTGCCATATGTTCTCAAGAAAGGAGAACAGTGGAGGCTCCAGCCCCACTGTGGCCACCCTGACCTCCAGTGGTCACATCTCaggtgccaggggctgtgggagctTGAGGGATCCTTGGCCACACACCATGCAGACAAGGATGCACACTTGCAGATGGATAACCCACTGCTTCTGCCCTctggccccctgccctcccacttCCCCAGCCATAACCTGGGTGGAGCTAGAAGGAATGTACTGCATGGTAGAGGGGGTGAGTTGGGAGGGGTCTCACTGCTCTCAGGGTTCAGATAGAATTGTTGCTGGGTTTGAAGCCCACCTGTTGTGGAGTGTTCTAATCAGTTTTGGCTTTCTGAGTTTTTGTGGAATTAAAGTGCTGCTGCTGCTAAGGCTGAGACTGTGTCTGTGTGGGGTTAAGGGATTGATGAGCCAAAGGTATGGGCATGAGGGTCAGTCTTTTCGTGGAGTTTTCTTGGGGCCAGTGCTGCGAGTGGGGTGGGGGTCCCAGGCCACATGGGGAAGGATATGGTTCCTGCTCCTGAACAGCAGAACGGAGGGGAAATATAAGACACAGATACGGGCTCAGAGACCCAGTAAAAGCAGAATCAGAAGCAAGGTGattcagaagagaaagggaaggggtCGTCTTCTCAGTTCCTGAAGAGGTCAGGCAGGGACTGGGCAAACTGGACATCTTGGCTCTGGAGAAAGACTGGAAATACTTGCTAGCTCCTTTCTTGACCCCATTTCTCACACTCTGCTGATCAGTGCCACATGTATGGTCTGAAACAATCTTTGTTACAATCCCTGGCAGCCTTCCGTTTACAGTCACGTAGTAAATTCCAGGAGCCCCCCGTTATGGTCAGGAGATTTGGAAACAGAGATCACAGAAAGAGATCAAGTTTCCTTAAACTTTTCTCCTCTCTCAAGACACTATGACTTGGAAAGTATTTAAACACGTTTCTCTTTGGGGTGTGAAAAGTTCCGGGATTAGGAATGCTCCACAAGCCTTCCTAAGCAACAAGAAATTAGCAGTACAAATTTTCAAAACAGCGTTAGGCTACTGGCCCGtacggggatcgaacccgcgacCTTGGCGTTATTAGCACCACGCTCTAACCAACTGAGCTAACCGGCCAGCTGATAGTGGGctcaaaaaaatgaatctatgtAAAATACAAATTACTGATCAGTCCTGTCTTCAGGAAAATTTCAATATGGGTAAGATTGTTTTGGGAGACAGGAAAACAGAATACGAAAACTGAATCATTTATCATTTCGGGAAGCAACATCCAAACCAAAACACTGACAAGCACAGATAATGCCACTCTATGGTGCTTGATCGGCAGATCGAGGTGCAAACATACAGCTTAAGACTGACAACATGCACGAAGCGTTGACGCACACAACCGGAAATAGAAACGGCCGCCGGATAGCAACTGGCAGATTCCCGAAGAGATGTGGAAAATTATGTATATAAGCGCCAGATGCCCACAGCTCTTTCCTCGCGGCGGTTTGCAAAAGTAACCAACACTTTCGGAGGCACcgctgggattcgaacccaggatCTCCTGTTTACTAGACAGGCGCTTTAACCAACTAAGCCACGGCGCCCGACTTAAGTAGCTTTCCCCCTTGTTTCCCTGGCCAGGTCAGTTTCATGGCAGGTGACTGAATGCCAGGGTGACTTCCTCACCAACCTTTGGCCGTACTTGAAAACAGGGTAGAAGGCACGAAATCCGCGGCTGTAACCGAGAGAGGGTGAAGGGGCGACACAGAAATTGAATCCTGGCAGACCGAAGGTAAGAAGAGAAATTCTTGGATTATAAAAAATCGAAGGAAGGCCGCGGCAACCGCAAACCGACGAGGATGGGATTCGAACCCACGCGTGCAGAGCACAATGGATTAGCAGTCCATCGCCTTAACCACTCGGCCACCTCGTCGACGGCTAAACGGCTTAGGATCTCTTCTCTGGGGTCTGGACTCTTCTCAGAGTAAGCGTGAGCCCGACTACGTCGCGAAGGGAGGTGCGTCCCGAGAGATCCCGCCCAGCGACTCGCAGGGCTCTGGTTGCCGAGCGACCTTCTTGCTTGCGCCAGCGCCCGACCCTCTGGGTTGAGCGGTACAGAGCGTGCGTCAGTCCTCAGGAGACCCGCTATCCGCCCAGATTTACAGTACCCGGATCTACCACAAAAACTACCGCGAGATCATTGCGCTCTCCCGACGGGGCGACTAGGCACTTCGAGCCAGGACCCTCCCCTTCCGGCCCCTACGAAGTGCTTCTTTTCTGACTTCCGCGATGGGGNNNNNNNNNNNNNNNNNNNNNNNNNNNNNNNNNNNNNNNNNNNNNNNNNNNNNNNNNNNNNNNNNNNNNNNNNNNNNNNNNNNNNNNNNNNNNNNNNNNNNNNNNNNNNNNNNNNNNNNNNNNNNNNNNNNNNNNNNNNNNNNNNNNNNNNNNNNNNNNNNNNNNNNNNNNNNNNNNNNNNNNNNNNNNNNNNNNNNNNNTTTGTACCTTCAGGCTGAGCTCAATACTActgaaacaccaccctgttacctcaccacaaacgaatcagaagaaagtctgaaCACAGTGGAAGATAACAAAGACTACGACCCCCTCCCCTAATGATTGCCTGCAATTAGCTTTCCCtatctccctttaaaaactttaatggtccagcagaatcttcagagttggttcTTGGACAtgagtctgccttctccccaggttgccgATCTCCTGAATAAAGCAAGCTTTCCTTTCCagccaacacttgtctctcaagTATTGGCTTTAGCCAAACCTGAGTTCGGCAATATTCTCAGTCCTTCTTTACCTGGCTGACCCTTACGTACCCCTCCAGACTCAACTGAGAAGCTCTCTCTTCCCCAATTCTTCCCCCACCTGGGGAAGGAGGTCCTTCCTGTGTCTCCTCCAAGGTAACGCTTAAAATGCcaccttttaattttttgccCAGTTGTTTCCCTTACTACACTCTAAGTTACTCAAGAGTAGGGAATATGCATTCCTAGCACCCAGGAATATGGTGTGTATTTAATAAGCATTTGTGAACTCAGTGAGGGATAGCTTTAGCAGAAGTACTAGAGTGGGCAAGAGACTGGCTTGTAGAGGAAGGAGTCTGGGTAGTTGAAGAGCATGGAGTGAAGTGGAAATTGTTGCTAGGAGGGGAGGTTGAGTCAGTGAATATGGTACCAGGGAATGGGAACGTGGACTTGATCTCTAGGCTCAGAGAGTTCCCGCAGCAAGTGAGAAGTATGATTAGTCCAGTGTCACTATCCGGAGTACTCTCTGATGTTGAAATCTCCATTCAACCTAtcagtttccatattttttttctaattgtattaatttttttatcattttaaaaaacatgtatttatttatttttggctgcattgggtctttgttgctgcgcacaggcttcctctagttgcggcgagccggggctactcttcactgcggtgcacaggcttctccttgcggcggcttctctttgttgtggagcacgggctctgggcgcacaggcttcagtagttgtggctcgcgggctctagagcacaggctcagtagttgtggtgcatgggcttagttgctccatggcgtgtgggatcttcctggaccagggcttgaacccatgtcccctgcattggcaggcagattcttaaccactgtgccaccagggaagccttcagTTTCCAAATTTTAGAAACCAATAAATTATTCTGTCCAGAGATGCATTGTTACATATGGTAGCCACTAGGGTGGCTATTCAATATGCGGCTATTCAAatcaagttaaatttaaaaaattcagtccCTTAGTCCaaatagccacatttcaagtgttcagtagccaCAGGGAGCTAGCTGGCCACCATACTAGACAGAGACAATATGAAGTATTTCCATCATCatggaaagttctgttggacagtgctgaTCCAAAACTGAGACAATCTGAGACTCAAAAAGAATAACAACTGCAATGCACTGAAACACACAAAAGATGCTAAAATCTAACAACTAAAAACAACTAATTAGTCACTTTGGGAGGATACTGGGGAACCATTAttctgaaaactggtaaataatgGAGTGAAAATCACACATTTATCCAACCTTTCCTGTATGACCTGTATCTCATGGTAAACAATTAGTCGATAAGGGCACATTCTTATTTACAGGAGAATCCCAGGTGACAAATacagaaggaatgatagaattaggACATCCCCAGTTTGCAACCCCCCCCTTGAAATAATGGAGCTAGGCAGTGACGATTAATTAAACCAGTAGGTGAGAAAGTGATGGGGAACTTTACAATGGTTGCCTCAGTCGGACTACACCAGAACCCACTGCTCAgattaaaaaccagaaaaagagagacaagcAAGCATGATGCGCTGCCTGTTAAAAGTCCAAGGCACAGTCATATACATTTTCAAGACAAGGGATCATACATCAAAATGACATACTGATGTattacataaaattcaccaaGGTACATAGTCCAGGTAAGCACTTACAAAGTGACCGGCAAGTCACCATGACGCCCTACAGAGTTGGGAAATAATGctattcttttaagaagttaaaaaaaaaaaaaagttacactaCTAGCAtcagaagaaagggggaaaaattgATCTTTACAGTTGAGCAGCCACTTCTGTCTTTGAGGAGCTCTGGCTAAtgtgtaatgcagatgcacaCTGCACattagggagagagggaggaggcccaaacaaacacacagagagaattttatgtttagtttCTCTTGTCCcgccttaaaatataaattttatttcatcaccaGAATGAGGGAATTCAAGGCTAAGAAAGCTGTATAACAAAAGGCTTCATTGGTCAGCTACCCCTAACACAAGCCCCTTTGTTAAATCTtcacaaataatatttatttgtcaaaaaatgatatatagggcttccctggtggcacagtggttaagaatccgtctgccaaggcaggggacatgggttcaagccctggtccgggaagatcccacatgccgcggagcaactaagcccatgtgccacaactactgagcctgcgctctagagcccgcgagccacaactactgaagcccgcgtgcctagagcccgtgctccgcaacaagagaagctaccgcaatgagaagcccgcgcaccgcaacgaaaagtagccaccgctctctgcagctagagaaagcccgcgcgcagcaacgaagacccaacacagacaaaaataaattaataaataaataaatttattaaaaaaaaaaaagatatataaacagtCTGCTTTGGTCACTTCGGTGGTCACATTTCTATGAGACTTCCCTGTGTATGAATTAAATTGgttttttcctcctgttaatgTCTTGTGTCAACGTAATTATTAGATCAGCTAAAAGAACTCAAGAGAGGTGGGGGGAAATTTCTTCCTCCTGGACAGAATTATTTcgtgatgtctgggatttgcttcaaaataacccAGTGGGACTGGGAGGGAGAGTATAGCTGAAAAAAGTTGGTCATGTGTTGGTAATTGCTGAAGCAGAATGGTAGGCTTCAAAtggggttttctttatttttatttatctttacatatatttgaatatttctgtgattaaaaaaaatgttgggcttccctggtggcgcagtggttgagagtctgcctgctaatgcaggggacacgggttcgagccctggtctgggaagatcccacatgccgcggagcagctgggcccgtgagccacaactactgagcctgcgcgtctggagcctgtgccccgcaacgggaggggccgcgatagtgaaaggcccgcgcaccgcgatgaagagcggtccctgcaccgcgatgaagagcggtccccgcaccgcgatgaagagtggcccccacttgccgtagccggagaaagccctcgcacgaaccgaagacccaacacagccaaaaataaataaataaagtagctattaaaaaaataaataaataaataaaaaataaaaaataaatttaccatcttaaccatttagaaaaaaaaaaatgtttttctaagttCTTTTATGACCAGTTCAAATGTTGGGACATGTGAGTTCCAGCCCTCGGACGAGTGGTCCCCTGGGGAAGGACACCTGGTCACCAGTAATACCTCCTATGGCCACAGGGTGACTCCAAAACTCGCTTTTGTGAGACTTTGTAGAGCAGGCTTCCCTGAACCAAGGTCATGGAAAGTGACAGGACAGACCTAAATGCTTGCTGTTTACTAATTCACAATGTGAACTGTGACTGCCCAGTTCTTGCTATCTATAGGTCCCCTAGGCAGGAAGGCTATTATGAGCAGAATACCCCAAACTTCCAGCTGCTGGAGCCCAAAATCTAATCCTTGACCGCTCCCTTTTTCTCATCCACCCACAGCCCCATGTTCAGACTTTATCTTCTAAGGATCTCTAGATTCCTTCCACTTCACTCCACCTCCTTGACTCCACTCTGGTCCAATCTCATCCTATCCTTTCTGGATAACACCATGGCTTCTTCACAGACCTTCTGCTTAAAATCTTAAAATCCATTCTCCGTGTTGCAACCAAAGTCATCCATGTGTGTTATACAAATCTGAGTCTGTCCCTCCGCATGGCTGCAAGGCCATGTCCTTTGTCTACCCATCCCACCTCACCCTgatctcttcttccccttccattATGGGCTTCAGACACACTAGCTCCCTTTCTGTTCAACAAACACACTGGGCTTGTTCCCACCTAAGGAactttgcacttgctgtgcctcacctggaatgctctttccccagATCTTCATACAGCTGACTCCGTCTGTTCATTCTATTTGCTCCAGGGACCTTGGAGAATCTTGCAAAAGCGGGTCCTGGACTTTCCTCACTTTCACTCTAGGACAGTGCTTCCTTCACCTGTGAATAGTCAGACTCGATAAACTGTCTGGGGGAGCCTGGCTCTGAAGTCCTGGGCTTTCTATTCCCAGAGAAAAGTTCTAACGAGGACATTCTCTTCCATAAAGGCAGTAGAATTATccaaaaatcaggaaattaacaccgatac
This Balaenoptera acutorostrata chromosome 20, mBalAcu1.1, whole genome shotgun sequence DNA region includes the following protein-coding sequences:
- the BORCS6 gene encoding BLOC-1-related complex subunit 6, with product MESPRGRPGPEAGLLALGKQQAAIIGGGPDRTASEPPSGLRLSEEEEAENVGGASRIPRASPKTSSCSFVHPPEWEAPEEEPGRGGTPSGAGSNRGAPGPENDPHASSRRKEPEDRPASEGVCRRGSPGGGGLDVEQEKEDDDEAAAASRAGRSFSSRLQDSRSLDGLSGACGGAGSSGGAESGAGGGRRATISSPLELEGTVSRHGDLTHFVANNLQLKIRLSCAPQPPPPAPARPSSAPPLTPAIPPIDPDVLRDLERLSRELGGRVDRLLRGLGGAVQELTALSVGCIQTYRDAVDSLGEAVDMSIKGMYTLLARCEELERALQPVQGLARQVRDIRRTLEVLEALCK